A genome region from Gigantopelta aegis isolate Gae_Host chromosome 3, Gae_host_genome, whole genome shotgun sequence includes the following:
- the LOC121368837 gene encoding uncharacterized protein LOC121368837, whose protein sequence is MRVGLLRLSAIWVCVTLYCQEGHGLRNRVYLEADKNCGQVKTLEVGEHFIVGSKHGGQEILKENCDITFKLANQKSKDRICIEFEQLDFKGNCYASLSVIDVIEDAAVDDDVDGSVYSVAREEKQVGLFSCMREPPLEMCSSGQTLKIHLDRGYHMLDRELVVFLLEIYTKNPDARPTDSPFEEANTFWFFGDEPAPVLLLVIIALCLVITITATVIVICMRLKSRTTRTQVPIQPEYTRANGDL, encoded by the exons ATGAGAGTAGGACTTCTGCGTCTTTCCGCAATCTGGGTGTGTGTAACACTGTACTGCCAGGAAGGACATGGACTCAGGAACAGag TTTACTTGGAAGCTGATAAGAACTGTGGACAAGTTAAAACACTAGAGGTCGGGGAACATTTTATCGTGGGCAGCAAACATGGTGGTCAGGAGATCCTCAAGGAAAACTGTGACATTACATTCAAACTGGCTAATCAGAAGAGCAAGGACAGAATTTGCATAGAATTTGAACAGCTGGACTTCAAAGGAAACTGTTACGCGTCCCTGTCTGTCATTGACGTGATTGAAGATGCTGCGGTTGACGACGACGTTGACGGCAGCGTGTATTCCGTGGCCAGGGAGGAGAAGCAGGTGGGTCTGTTCTCGTGTATGCGGGAACCGCCTCTGGAAATGTGTTCGAGCGGCCAGACGTTGAAAATTCACCTGGATCGTGGCTATCACATGCTTGATAGAGAACTTGTTGTCTTCCTTCTTGAGATTTACACAAAGAATCCAGATG CTCGTCCGACGGACAGCCCTTTCGAGGAGGCGAACACGTTCTGGTTCTTTGGCGACGAGCCGGCCCCGGTTCTCCTTCTCGTCATCATCGCGCTGTGTctcgtcatcaccatcaccgCCACCGTCATCGTCATCTGCATGCGGCTCAAGTcgcgtaccacgcggacgcagGTTCCCATCCAGCCAGAGTACACTCGCGCAAACGGTGATTTATAA
- the LOC121392552 gene encoding uncharacterized protein LOC121392552: MQPLPPNSCDNRRLAPTAPFVSQSHPTCVYGYHQLHKDSMVTPQHGFCERGNQVNRPGFPSQRSITGYTKTISERSVSPNDAGYSTEPATRCYYHGYRNHCMLHQGYAGLPNNCRVLQGYYSYPGLQYMGLPSNYGNRAGEEDADESDVSECEGQDGVSKCRSSHQEADFTASEKPDKVQWAQMGVL; the protein is encoded by the exons ATGCAGCCTCTACCTCCAAACAGTTGTGACAACCGGCGTCTGGCGCCCACCGCTCCTTTCGTGTCGCAGTCTCACCCGACCTGCGTCTACGGCTACCACCAGCTGCACAAGGACTCCATGGTCACCCCACAGCACGGATTCTGCGAGCGAGGCAACCAGGTGAACAGGCCCGGGTTCCCCAGCCAGAGAAGTATAACCGGATACACGAAAACGATCTCAGAAAGAAGCGTCTCGCCTAATGATGCCGGATACTCGACCGAGCCCGCGACACGCTGTTATTACCATGGTTACAGGAATCACTGCATGTTGCACCAGGGTTACGCTGGTCTGCCCAATAACTGCCGAGTCCTGCAAGGGTATTATTCCTACCCTGGTCTCCAGTACATGGGCCTGCCTAGTAACTATGGTAACCGCGCTGGCGAGGAAGATGCCGACGAATCGGATGTCAGCGAGTGTGAAGGTCAAGATGGCGTCTCCAAATGTCGTTCGTCTCACCAAGAAGCAGACTTCACAGCGTCAGAAAAG CCGGACAAAGTACAGTGGGCTCAGATGGGAGTGCTATAG
- the LOC121392571 gene encoding uncharacterized protein LOC121392571, with protein sequence MPQSHRKVEMGDKSRMMAAGKYSENTLRNVNVINSLEAKLAKVKLNVLERNAIQSMHRIRHYEEKIQDLRRKTLAYQQVVAKHPIHSAPDYQKALDEKYTLHSFRHEIKEMLHKLHPDTIRKKCAQALIEASRERYQEAIHSSQQYFNSLLPPKPRPILHYDRKPQFRPSWHEEPVFVAKHPKEKNKLPSITQANKERNSKNVLTTGTGQTSSRNVQSTSKNVGYANMEGKYATSDEKQATRNEEQISRNVEHVTKNVHATKNVYTTRNVQHATRNVHHATRSDKRRVLDDRLPEITFSLAKVEADVNKEDNIKDWVNKLPTQDERRNKRPSRLESMAPQATDISTEDQSKPKSRARKRYAADKPSDESDLETPRDQDTRKQYGAHRLKRNQAKRFLTKSSDDRVHEIRNDSGYGTAESDFEITPRLREGKEWKTMQQSKKDFTQ encoded by the coding sequence ATGCCCCAGTCACACAGAAAGGTGGAGATGGGAGACAAGTCACGGATGATGGCCGCTGGTAAATATTCCGAGAACACCCTGCGAAAcgtgaacgtcatcaacagctTGGAAGCCAAACTGGCGAAGGTCAAGCTAAACGTGTTGGAACGAAACGCCATTCAGAGCATGCACAGGATACGGCATTACGAGGAGAAAATCCAAGATCTGAGACGGAAGACCCTGGCCTACCAACAAGTTGTGGCAAAACACCCAATCCACTCGGCTCCGGACTACCAGAAAGCTCTGGACGAGAAGTACACCCTGCACAGTTTCAGACATGAGATCAAAGAAATGCTGCACAAGCTTCATCCGGACACGATCAGAAAGAAGTGCGCCCAGGCTTTGATAGAGGCCAGCAGAGAGCGGTACCAGGAAGCAATCCACAGCAGCCAGCAGTACTTCAACTCCTTACTCCCTCCAAAACCCAGACCCATTCTACACTATGACAGGAAACCCCAGTTCAGACCATCGTGGCACGAGGAGCCAGTTTTTGTAGCCAAACATCCAAAGGAGAAGAACAAGCTTCCATCGATAACTCAGGCTAATAAAGAACGTAATTCCAAGAACGTGCTTACTACAGGAACTGGACAGACTTCTTCTAGAAACGTGCAGTCTACTTCCAAGAATGTAGGTTATGCCAATATGGAGGGGAAATATGCTACCAGTGACGAAAAACAAGCTACTAGAAACGAAGAACAAATATCTAGGAACGTAGAACATGTTACCAAAAATGTCCATGCTACCAAAAATGTCTATACGACTAGAAACGTTCAACATGCAACTCGGAACGTACACCATGCTACCAGAAGCGACAAAAGGCGCGTGTTGGATGATAGGCTACCTGAAATCACGTTTAGTTTAGCAAAAGTGGAAGCAGATGTTAATAAAGAGGACAATATTAAGGACTGGGTTAACAAACTACCCACGCAAGACGAAAGACGAAACAAACGACCAAGCCGGTTGGAGAGTATGGCACCACAAGCTACGGACATCTCGACTGAAGACCAGTCTAAACCAAAGAGTCGAGCTAGGAAGAGGTATGCAGCAGACAAGCCAAGCGACGAAAGTGACCTGGAAACACCACGTGATCAAGATACAAGAAAACAATATGGCGCTCATCGTTTGAAACGAAACCAGGCGAAACGGTTTTTGACTAAATCGAGTGACGATCGAGTGCACGAAATAAGGAACGATTCTGGGTACGGAACTGCAGAATCAGATTTTGAAATTACACCACGATTGAGAGAAGGGAAAGAATGGAAAACCATGCAGCAATCCAAAAAGGACTTTACGCAGTAG